In Chaetodon trifascialis isolate fChaTrf1 chromosome 2, fChaTrf1.hap1, whole genome shotgun sequence, one DNA window encodes the following:
- the LOC139347828 gene encoding proto-oncogene vav-like isoform X1 has protein sequence MELWRQCALWLIECRVLPDNHRVTWEGAQVCDLAQALRDGVLLCQLLNNLLPQAVNLREINLRPQMSQFLCLKNIRKFLGVCQERFHLRKSELFEAFDLFDVRDFAKVIHTLSTLSHSSVAVQRGLQPFPLEGCTADDETYSSLSDQIDDTVDEDDDLYDFVEDEENEGDEIYEDLMRTEEPPEAQQKTGVDKRECCLQEIRQTEEKYSDTLESILQHFMKPLEKFLQAQDIESIFINIEDLANTHRSLLEEVRTSILHCGAKNLYQVFLSYKERLLLYGRYCSQVETATKHLDKLSSTREDIKMKLEECSNRANSGRFSLRDLLMVPMQRVLKYHLLLQELVKHTTDPADKENLRTALDAMRDLAQSVNEVKRDNEIIRQITTFQLSIENMIQSLALYGRPKIDGELKICSPEKRSKQDRYAFLFDKAMFVCKKKSGETFELKELIELQNYQIRDETAGEKDNKKWSYSFLLLDCYGRCGYDLFFKTRELKKKWLEQFEMALSNMCPENCAANNHDFQMHCFDDTTSCKACSMLLRGIFFQGYRCTRCKMAAHKECLGRVPACGRNSDHAGTVRKNKTHRSSGHSSIGFPKMEVCQEYYGLPPPPVGFGQPLHLSRGDIIELTRADVDLPWWEGRNLTAGQVGWFPCQKVQPYVSRPTPDLTGFHWYAGNMDRTAAKNLLMSRSDGTFLVRQKEGGEYAISIKFNMDIRHIKITSVEGLFRINEKKAFNGLIEMVQFYQQNSLKEYFKDVDTTLRTPYKQPEEHNSSNNTPNTTPGGSVRSFGMARARYDFSARDRSELSLQEGDTIKILSKKGHSGWWKGEVYGRVGFFPANYVEEDYSDYC, from the exons atggagTTGTGGCGGCAGTGTGCGCTGTGGTTGATTGAGTGTCGAGTTCTTCCTGATAACCACCGGGTCACATGGGAGGGCGCGCAG GTGTGTGACCTGGCTCAGGCTCTGAGAGATGGCGTGCTGCTCTGCCAGTTGCTCAACAACCTGCTGCCTCAGGCCGTGAACCTGAGAGAGATCAACCTGCGCCCGCAAATGtcccag ttcctGTGCCTGAAGAATATCCGCAAGTTTCTGGGAGTTTGTCAGGAGAGGTTTCATCTCAGAAAGAGTGAACTGTTCGAGGCCTTTGACCTGTTCGACGTTCGAGACTTCGCAAAG gtcATACACACTTTGTCCACCCTGTCTCATTCATCCGTTGCTGTACAAAGAGGACTGCA gccTTTTCCTCTGGAGGGATGCACCGCTGATGATGAGACCTACAGCAGCCTGTCCGACCAGATAGA CGACACAGTGGACGAGGATGACGACTTGTACGACTTCGTGGAGGACGAGGAGAACGAAGGAGACGAGATCTATGAAGACTTGATGAGGACGGAAGAGCCACCTGAAGCT cagcagaagactgGAGTCGACAAACGAGAGTGCTGCTTGCAGGAGATCcgacagacagaagagaaataCTCCGACACACTGGAATCTATATTACAG CACTTTATGAAGCCTCTCGAAAAGTTTCTCCAGGCTCAGGACATTGAGAGTATCTTCATCAACATAGAG GATTTGGCCAACACACATCGCAGTTTGTTGGAGGAGGTCCGGACTTCCATCCTACACTGTGGAGCCAAGAACCTGTACCAGGTGTTTCTGAGCTACAAGGAGAG GCTCTTACTGTACGGTCGTTACTGCAGTCAGGTGGAAACGGCGACGAAACATCTGGACAAGCTTTCGAGTACGAGAGAGGATATCAAAATGAAACTGGAG gagtGTTCAAACAGGGCAAACAGTGGGCGTTTTTCTCTCAGAGATCTGCTCATGGTCCCTATGCAGAGAGTCCTCAAATATCACCTGCTGTTACAG GAGCTGGTGAAGCACACCACCGACCCCGCAGACAAAGAGAACCTCCGCACAGCTCTCGACGCCatgaga gacTTGGCGCAGAGTGTGAACGAGGTGAAACGAGACAACGAGATCATCAGACAGATCACCACCTTCCAGCTGTCCATAGAAAACATG ATTCAGTCTCTGGCTCTTTACGGTCGCCCCAAGATCGACGGTGAGCTGAAGATCTGCAGCCCGGAGAAGAGGTCCAAACAGGACAG GTATGCCTTCCTCTTCGATAAGGCCATGTTCGTGTGCAAGAAGAAGAGCGGAGAGACCTTTGAGCTGAAGGAGCTCATAGAACTACAGAACTACCAGATACGAGACGAGACCGCAGGAGAAAAGGACAATAAGAAG tggtCCTATTCGTTCCTCCTGCTGGACTGCTATGGGAGGTGTGGGTACGATTTATTCTTCAAAACcagagagctgaagaagaaatgGCTGGAGCAGTTTGAGATGGCTCT GTCAAATATGTGTCCAGAGAACTGTGCGGCCAACAACCATGACTTCCAGATGCACTGCTTCGACGACACCACCAGCTGCAAGGCCTGCTCCATGCTGTTAAG ggGGATATTTTTCCAGGGTTATCGCTGCACGCGCTGTAAAATGGCTGCACATAAAGAGTGTTTGGGCAGAGTTCCTGCCTGCGGCCGAAACTCAG ATCATGCTGGCACTGTGAGGAAG aataaaacacacaggtcCTCCGGACATTCCAGCATCG GATTTCCTAAGATGGAGGTGTGTCAGGAGTATTATGGCTTGCCGCCGCCCCCCGTGGGCTTCGGCCAACCGCTTCACCTCTCCAGAGGTGACATCATCGAGCTGACGCGGGCCGACGTCGACCTGCCGTGGTGGGAG GGAAGGAACCTGACTGCGGGACAAGTGGGATGGTTCCCCTGCCAAAAGGTTCAGCCCTACGTCTCT AGGCCGACCCCTGACCTGACTGGCTTCCACTG GTACGCGGGGAACATGGACAGAACCGCCGCCAAGAACCTGCTGATGTCCCGCTCGGATGGAACCTTCCTGGTGCGGcagaaagaaggaggagagtACGCGATCAGCATCAA GTTCAACATGGACATCAGACACATTAAGATCACGTCTGTTGAGGGCCTGTTCCGCATCAACGAGAAGAAAGCCTTCAATGGATTAATC GAGATGGTTCAGTTCTACCAGCAGAACTCTTTGAAGGAGTACTTCAAGGATGTGGACACCACGCTGCGCACGCCGTACAAACAACCAGAGGAACACAACTCGTCCAACAACACGCCGAACACCACCCCAG gaggcagcgtgaggAGTTTCGGCATGGCGAGGGCCAGGTACGACTTCTCGGCCAGGGACCGCTCGGAGCTGTCGCTGCAGGAGGGAGACACCATCAAGATCCTCTCCAAGAAAGGCCACAGTGGTTGGTGGAAAGGAGAGGTGTACGGCCGG GTGGGGTTCTTTCCAGCCAACTATGTGGAGGAGGATTACTCTGACTACTGCTGA
- the LOC139347828 gene encoding proto-oncogene vav-like isoform X2 encodes MELWRQCALWLIECRVLPDNHRVTWEGAQVCDLAQALRDGVLLCQLLNNLLPQAVNLREINLRPQMSQFLCLKNIRKFLGVCQERFHLRKSELFEAFDLFDVRDFAKVIHTLSTLSHSSVAVQRGLQPFPLEGCTADDETYSSLSDQIDDTVDEDDDLYDFVEDEENEGDEIYEDLMRTEEPPEAQKTGVDKRECCLQEIRQTEEKYSDTLESILQHFMKPLEKFLQAQDIESIFINIEDLANTHRSLLEEVRTSILHCGAKNLYQVFLSYKERLLLYGRYCSQVETATKHLDKLSSTREDIKMKLEECSNRANSGRFSLRDLLMVPMQRVLKYHLLLQELVKHTTDPADKENLRTALDAMRDLAQSVNEVKRDNEIIRQITTFQLSIENMIQSLALYGRPKIDGELKICSPEKRSKQDRYAFLFDKAMFVCKKKSGETFELKELIELQNYQIRDETAGEKDNKKWSYSFLLLDCYGRCGYDLFFKTRELKKKWLEQFEMALSNMCPENCAANNHDFQMHCFDDTTSCKACSMLLRGIFFQGYRCTRCKMAAHKECLGRVPACGRNSDHAGTVRKNKTHRSSGHSSIGFPKMEVCQEYYGLPPPPVGFGQPLHLSRGDIIELTRADVDLPWWEGRNLTAGQVGWFPCQKVQPYVSRPTPDLTGFHWYAGNMDRTAAKNLLMSRSDGTFLVRQKEGGEYAISIKFNMDIRHIKITSVEGLFRINEKKAFNGLIEMVQFYQQNSLKEYFKDVDTTLRTPYKQPEEHNSSNNTPNTTPGGSVRSFGMARARYDFSARDRSELSLQEGDTIKILSKKGHSGWWKGEVYGRVGFFPANYVEEDYSDYC; translated from the exons atggagTTGTGGCGGCAGTGTGCGCTGTGGTTGATTGAGTGTCGAGTTCTTCCTGATAACCACCGGGTCACATGGGAGGGCGCGCAG GTGTGTGACCTGGCTCAGGCTCTGAGAGATGGCGTGCTGCTCTGCCAGTTGCTCAACAACCTGCTGCCTCAGGCCGTGAACCTGAGAGAGATCAACCTGCGCCCGCAAATGtcccag ttcctGTGCCTGAAGAATATCCGCAAGTTTCTGGGAGTTTGTCAGGAGAGGTTTCATCTCAGAAAGAGTGAACTGTTCGAGGCCTTTGACCTGTTCGACGTTCGAGACTTCGCAAAG gtcATACACACTTTGTCCACCCTGTCTCATTCATCCGTTGCTGTACAAAGAGGACTGCA gccTTTTCCTCTGGAGGGATGCACCGCTGATGATGAGACCTACAGCAGCCTGTCCGACCAGATAGA CGACACAGTGGACGAGGATGACGACTTGTACGACTTCGTGGAGGACGAGGAGAACGAAGGAGACGAGATCTATGAAGACTTGATGAGGACGGAAGAGCCACCTGAAGCT cagaagactgGAGTCGACAAACGAGAGTGCTGCTTGCAGGAGATCcgacagacagaagagaaataCTCCGACACACTGGAATCTATATTACAG CACTTTATGAAGCCTCTCGAAAAGTTTCTCCAGGCTCAGGACATTGAGAGTATCTTCATCAACATAGAG GATTTGGCCAACACACATCGCAGTTTGTTGGAGGAGGTCCGGACTTCCATCCTACACTGTGGAGCCAAGAACCTGTACCAGGTGTTTCTGAGCTACAAGGAGAG GCTCTTACTGTACGGTCGTTACTGCAGTCAGGTGGAAACGGCGACGAAACATCTGGACAAGCTTTCGAGTACGAGAGAGGATATCAAAATGAAACTGGAG gagtGTTCAAACAGGGCAAACAGTGGGCGTTTTTCTCTCAGAGATCTGCTCATGGTCCCTATGCAGAGAGTCCTCAAATATCACCTGCTGTTACAG GAGCTGGTGAAGCACACCACCGACCCCGCAGACAAAGAGAACCTCCGCACAGCTCTCGACGCCatgaga gacTTGGCGCAGAGTGTGAACGAGGTGAAACGAGACAACGAGATCATCAGACAGATCACCACCTTCCAGCTGTCCATAGAAAACATG ATTCAGTCTCTGGCTCTTTACGGTCGCCCCAAGATCGACGGTGAGCTGAAGATCTGCAGCCCGGAGAAGAGGTCCAAACAGGACAG GTATGCCTTCCTCTTCGATAAGGCCATGTTCGTGTGCAAGAAGAAGAGCGGAGAGACCTTTGAGCTGAAGGAGCTCATAGAACTACAGAACTACCAGATACGAGACGAGACCGCAGGAGAAAAGGACAATAAGAAG tggtCCTATTCGTTCCTCCTGCTGGACTGCTATGGGAGGTGTGGGTACGATTTATTCTTCAAAACcagagagctgaagaagaaatgGCTGGAGCAGTTTGAGATGGCTCT GTCAAATATGTGTCCAGAGAACTGTGCGGCCAACAACCATGACTTCCAGATGCACTGCTTCGACGACACCACCAGCTGCAAGGCCTGCTCCATGCTGTTAAG ggGGATATTTTTCCAGGGTTATCGCTGCACGCGCTGTAAAATGGCTGCACATAAAGAGTGTTTGGGCAGAGTTCCTGCCTGCGGCCGAAACTCAG ATCATGCTGGCACTGTGAGGAAG aataaaacacacaggtcCTCCGGACATTCCAGCATCG GATTTCCTAAGATGGAGGTGTGTCAGGAGTATTATGGCTTGCCGCCGCCCCCCGTGGGCTTCGGCCAACCGCTTCACCTCTCCAGAGGTGACATCATCGAGCTGACGCGGGCCGACGTCGACCTGCCGTGGTGGGAG GGAAGGAACCTGACTGCGGGACAAGTGGGATGGTTCCCCTGCCAAAAGGTTCAGCCCTACGTCTCT AGGCCGACCCCTGACCTGACTGGCTTCCACTG GTACGCGGGGAACATGGACAGAACCGCCGCCAAGAACCTGCTGATGTCCCGCTCGGATGGAACCTTCCTGGTGCGGcagaaagaaggaggagagtACGCGATCAGCATCAA GTTCAACATGGACATCAGACACATTAAGATCACGTCTGTTGAGGGCCTGTTCCGCATCAACGAGAAGAAAGCCTTCAATGGATTAATC GAGATGGTTCAGTTCTACCAGCAGAACTCTTTGAAGGAGTACTTCAAGGATGTGGACACCACGCTGCGCACGCCGTACAAACAACCAGAGGAACACAACTCGTCCAACAACACGCCGAACACCACCCCAG gaggcagcgtgaggAGTTTCGGCATGGCGAGGGCCAGGTACGACTTCTCGGCCAGGGACCGCTCGGAGCTGTCGCTGCAGGAGGGAGACACCATCAAGATCCTCTCCAAGAAAGGCCACAGTGGTTGGTGGAAAGGAGAGGTGTACGGCCGG GTGGGGTTCTTTCCAGCCAACTATGTGGAGGAGGATTACTCTGACTACTGCTGA